TTGGAGTCATCGATTCTCCCAATGTCCTTTACCAAGGATTgcataatttttattgatttttcaattctataaaatatttaaaaaggaaCATCATTGCTTCCAACAATTTGCAGAGACGGGCATCAGCGCACATGAGGTTTTCGTTTTTCCCCCTTTAGAAAGTCACCACGTGTCCACGACATCGCACGTCCTGCGAACCGTCTCGTCCTTTGAATAATATTACCCCATATACTGTGCCAAAAACCGCGCCTTTTCACCTTCGTCTTCCTCGCTACTCTTGCTCAAGTGTTTTCCTTCCTTCCAGTGTCTCTTTCAAGCTCGAATCTTTCCGTTGCAGCCTAAAACCAACGAAGACCCCGACCAGGTTAACATTCCTGGATCATGTTTCAGATCCATGCACGGTCCCTAGTTTTTCATCGCTGTTTTCCTCATCCTCCACGAGAAAATCTTTCAATTCACGAGGACTTCATCTCCGAGGAATGTTTGGGTCTAAGGAATCTCTCTCTCCGATTTAGAGCTTTCCCCTCTTCTGACCCTAAGTTATGTCGATGGTCTTTGCTATTGCAAATTGCAAGTTACTCGTCTTTGGCaacaaaatccagaaaattTACTTGGCGCTGGTTTATTGTTGGTCTCCTTCAAGCAACCGTTTCTTCTTTCAGACAATTCAAATGTTGATCACTGTCCTCAACGTGGCGACCGTTGTTGCTCTTCCCCCTTATGGAAAAGAAGCCCATGAAATCGAAATCAGTCGTTGCAGTTACTGGCTTGGACGAAGAAACCGACGGTGACGGTGACGGTGACCGAGACCGCGTGGTGGATGCCGCCGGGGCCGAAGACGACGCGCAAGAGACGGTCGACGAGGGTGGAGACTCGTGGAAGCTCTCTCGCAGCTTCCTCTTGTGGGTCGTGCCTCCCCCGTCGCTGCTCGTTCCATCTCCGACGTCTCTCGTCATGAAATCCCTCAACCGCTTCACGTCCGACAGCTTCACCGGCTTCACGATGAAATCCTCCGCACCTTCCTCCATACACCTGGATTCATATGTTAAATCCCcaaaaaagatcaatttttgaccgaa
The nucleotide sequence above comes from Eucalyptus grandis isolate ANBG69807.140 chromosome 2, ASM1654582v1, whole genome shotgun sequence. Encoded proteins:
- the LOC104433566 gene encoding two-component response regulator ARR6, producing the protein MASNGLVSPRRRSSDQFDGSDPSPCGSEEVHVLAVDDSLVDRKVIERLLKITSCKVTAVDSGLRALRYLGLDEEKTAGDFNGLKVDMIITDYCMPGMTGYELLKKIKESSALREIPVVIMSSENVLARIDRCMEEGAEDFIVKPVKLSDVKRLRDFMTRDVGDGTSSDGGGTTHKRKLRESFHESPPSSTVSCASSSAPAASTTRSRSPSPSPSVSSSKPVTATTDFDFMGFFSIRGKSNNGRHVEDSDQHLNCLKEETVA